AGATAGTCACTGTTCATCATAATGGTTGCAATTATATTTCATCATTTTGCACATACTAACGGATAGATAGATAGTGTCATGCACAGCATGGAATGCGAAGCTTAATAAGCCCAACTAGGCAATACTAATTTGAACAGTgagttttatattttctttttcaaaaaattataataagccaaccttaaatatataaatacttcCCGGTGTCAATTAGCATATGAAGATTTTGGGACTTCTGTCAACTAAATTgctgaaaaaaattgaagattaatGAAGTCATTAAGCACTTTGTACATAAACTCTTATAATTAGTTCTCAGTCATTCTTCTGTTTTCAGGATAGATTCTACCTATTTGTGCCTCATAAAAATAACTAGTGGGTTGGTGGATCATTATCTTATCTTCATAAAGATTTTGATAAGAATTTATCCTATATTGGTAAAGATTTTCTTTATTCCCCAaactaaatacaaataaaaataaataaattagcaaAAATAAGATTCATCAGAgagatcttttgtttccccGACAAATTAAACCATTGTAGATATTTAAGTCCAAACATGCCCTCAGCcgcataacaaaaaaataatgcgGATTAGACTTAAATTTCAGTGAGAAAAGGATAATGTAACTATAAATAGATATATTTGAATTGAACCCATGAACTTGTTGCATGGTGGAAGATCAAATGTTTCCTTTTTATTGCCAGGATAAATAAATCCCAAAATAATTTTGCACTTTTGAGTTTTGATCCTATAATACTATACATGAGTGAAAAAAGAATGCCTGTGTGCATCAATGGAAAGAAtaacaaaaatacatatattaattGGTTACCTATTGacacaaaaaagaataaaacaatgGAGAATCCTATTCACTCATGAACTGTGAATAACTGGTATCACTGATGATCCTCTGATCAAAGGGGAGCATTTTGATCCTGAACTATTGGACTCACCTCTTTGAGGCATGTGAAGTGGTTCAATTGTTAAGTTCCCACATAGACTTGCTACATTTGAAAGACTAGAGCTCAACAAAGTGGTGCTTCTAGGAGCAAAGGATGATTTAGAGCGGGATCCACTTCTTGGAGACAGATTAACTTGCTCCAAAGCTCGGAACTGAAGCTCACAAGGGTAGTCTCTCACACAGCCAATGCGCGGCCCCGCTCCGGTTGTCCATTTGCAAGACAACTGCTTCCCCAGTTGATATGATTTCATTTCTTTATGTGAGTTGATTCTTTTGAGTATGGACTCTTGTGGAATGGTTTCTACATCATTGTCATCAGATAAGTTTTCATCTGAATTTGTATGGTCTAGCTCTGGTACAAATGCTTGTGTTGTTTCTTGAGATTCCATTTGGATACTCACACAGCTTTGTTCACTACCTTCTATCTCATTTTCTAGTCCTTCAAACACATGACCCCTTTTTGGTATTTCTAGATTGCTCAGTTCTCTTCCAAGAATTTGAAATCGCCTTGTGCAAGGTGCCATCAATACAGAAGACCTCTCGGTTTCGATCAAATTGGCCTTCTCTGCTGCAACTGAGCCTTCAATAATGGTCTCTACAATCTCCAGGCCATTCATGTTCTCAGTGAAGTCCTCTTCAGATGAGTGGCTTCTAAGATGACCACTACTTCTCAGAGAAAGCAAGTCATCAGCCTCATCAACTGGATCCATCTGCATATAACAAAATGAATTCCTCAGAATATATTCTTTCACAATCTTGTAATTACAGATCTAAATTATAAACCATTACAAACAATACTAAAGTAATGTAAAGCCATGGTTCTAATTATCTATACCTTGACATCAGAAAGGCTCACATTGTTCTCCTGAAGGAATGAAATAAATTCCTTAAAATTTTCTTCTGTCGGACGATAATGACCACTGTGAGGCCAAACAGCCTGTTGAAAAGAAACAACAAACTCAATTTTCTGagcacataaaataaaaaaagaataaaaaaaaagtagtcaTCTATGGCTATAAGAATCCAGTAAAAGAGTAATAAATTTACAAGCCTTATGCCAGATTTATACCTTCAAGACACCATTTTCAATCACTAGTCTCCCAGCAGAAGATGTGGCTCCTCCAGCCAAGAAGCTAGAGTGCTGAAATGAACCTTTTGTCTTCTTGCCAACATACAATGTCTTAGATGTGCTAAGGACAAAAATCCACTTGGCATGTGCATCTTCTCCAGTGTTAAGGAGCTCTCCTGTCTGCTTGTAGAAGAACTTTCCATCCTCCACAACAACTTCATAAGCCAGCCTTTCCATCTGTcagaaaaaagaatgaaaatagttaataaaaattgaaatcaaaGAATCTCGAGCAAATTTGTCTATGAAGAGATGTTTGTATAAATTGAGGAAACCTTACCGGACCAAGATATTTAATGCACTGCTGTTGAAGTTTGGAACGAGGGCACTTCTCAAGATTTACTTCTTTTCCTTCTCCTATATCTAACCTGCAATTTCAGAGAACCTTAATTTCAAACTCTTGTGACTTAAGATCTATATAGGAGAAATATAAGTTGtaactcaaatatattttacaaagaaTGTTACCAGTAGAAGAAGGGTTCTCTGCTCTGAGACTGAAGCCACCTATCGTAATAGAAGTGTAGATTATGTCCATAGCGATGGCGAGGGTCAATCTATtacacagtaaaaaaaaaattagtaagtaATAATTGATGAATGACTAACAGACCAATACATAAGCAGAAAAAAAACTAGAGCAGCCATTTTTGACTAACCGCTTCAAGCCAGTGCTGTAAAGCAAGTTTTTGAGCTTTATCATCTTTTGATAAACCTTTTCCAACCTGCAATgacaaagaaaagtttaattCAGTTTCTTGCAGCTTGAAAGTTTGAACTAGAAAGTTAGAGCATAGTAGTTATTGAAGGTATTAACCTTCAATAATCACCATTATTACCCTTCCAAAGCTGAATAATGTTAAAGTACCTTAGCAGCTCTAGTTCTGGCTCTAGACCAACGCGAAACTGCAGTTTCATGTTTCTCAATCTCAAAGAAAGATATGGAGCTGCGCTTGAGTTCAGCAAAATCCAAGAGCTTCCAcctataaaattaaagataaaaacatgtCAGAAACACATGAAATTTTGTAAAGAAGGAAAGAGATTCTCAGGCCAATAAAAAAAGTACCAGCTTTGTTCAACAAGAATTGCAcaatctgctagctttcttctCGTGCGAAAACTCTTGTATACTTTCTGCAATTTAAGTGCTGCAATGTGTTTGGGGCTGTTTGGATTTAGAAGTGCTGATTGGATGGTTTCCAGTTGACACTCTGACTTAAAAGGAAGATCATCCATTTCTTTGCTCTTTTTGCTAGTCCTTGAGATAGGCATGTTTTCCTCTTTGTCAAATGACAAAGTGTTGGTTGAGATGATGTTATCAATGTCCTTTCTTTTGAAGCTCACAGATGCCTCTATTGTCATCTTTCCAGAACCTAGAGATTTAAGGATGGTGGGTTCTAAATCTTCGTTCTTGAAACTGACCGATCGCATTGGAGTTTTGATTTCGTCATTGCCAAAGTTGATGGATTTTACAACAACGGAGTCTAAGCCATCTTCTACATCATTGTACTTGGCAAATGGACATGAGAAGGAAATCCCCATATGACAGCAAAACCAAATCTGCAGAAACTTGTGCAATCCGTGGTCCTGAAAATTGCGAAGTCAATATTGAAGTACAAGATGATGAATTTTTCATGTGTCAAACTGGATGGAATAAGTGCATCAATGCTAAGAACAATAATACGAAATTCAGACCGTACACACATCACAACCGCACAATTTACATCAAGATAAATGaatgttggaaataaaaaaaatagaaaaataaaattcttaagaCCCATTTTTTAGAATGCATtgttctatttattattatctagGCAGGAACAGCAGCACTTGTAATCCTCGTCGAACTGATCAACAAGAACTCAAATTCTATGCTGCAGCAAAACCATCAGAAACAAAAGGATCACGGATCCGCAAAACCCATTAGCTAAACTcccatttttaaagaaaaatccaaGAAAACAGTCTCATTCATGAAAGGAGAACCTGAAACACTGTACCAAGGAAATCCCATTTCATTCTCTTAAACAGATTCCAAACAAACCAAActacagaaataaaaaatatcacagATAATCCCAGTTAAAGAAGAGCAAggatctaaaaaaaaattcaccaaaacatgaataaaaaaatcatattacttTTTCTTCACGGATATATAGTTAGATTGGGTAGAATAGCATAGCATTCAAACATCAGCACAGTATGCAATATGCAGAAATGGATATACATATCATTTATtccataaaaagaaacaaacatattaaaatagattcttaaaagcaaaaggaaaatgaaGAGTGAGTTGATGAAGGGTGGTAGAGTACCTGAAGATTCGAAAACCAGGaaggagaaaagagaagaatcTGTAATGGGGTTGATGAGATGAGAGAATCTTAATGGAACACTGTTACTTTGAGTTAATGGTAAGATATGAAATGATAGTGTTCGAAATGTTGATGCAGGAAAGTTGAACTAGGTAGCTAGCTTGCACTTGTTAACGAAGTTAATGGGATCCTTTGCTATTAATCACTTAACATATTTATACATGCTAGGAggagaagaataaaatacgaagagagagaaagagagagagagaaagaaacagTGTTTCCACTCTCCAACCACGTGGAGTCGAACAAGTATACTAAAATTccgtcttttttttcttttattttctttttctttttcttctgttttgattttggaattattttccctttatttttataaagaccATGGTTTGGTCTGTGGCTTCTTTACCAGCAGACCCATGACATGACATGTaaccttattttaatttcttttctttttttagaaaactcaaattgttgattttattaattgtgAACTTGTACTAAGTTTGTATTTATCGTTTAAATTTGAAGTGAGATGATggtcacaaaaaaaattaatttttaagccttatttaaaaaataataatttcaatatatgTACTACTAAATTCACTTGTGACTTATGTGTATATCCTTAAAATCCTTTCAAGGTTAAATTTGTCGCAAAAGTTAACTAAAGTAatatattaatacaaaaataaaaatgtcaaattaaactttcactccaAATACAATAAGAGTAGTGTTAAACTGCACTCACACTGGCAGATGCACGTGAGAGGGTATGGGGACAATTACTCCGTAAgattttttacttatttgtatatgcataataaaaaaaattgatcccaCTAAACAATAAATACTGCCTTATAagatcattatttaaaaaaaataaatgtataaaatataaaaaataaaatagagaatataaattgatattaaatttattattttatccttttaatttttagatttaattactatttttattatttaatttattttttaggttcaatttgatcatttaatttatttatttgattaggtTCGGTTCCATGATTTTAGATGACATCAATAAATTATGTATTTGATTCtcgattaaattaataatttttattcttggtctttaataaaattatttatatgttgagttttaaataaaacaaaaaaagatattttggtcctttatatatatatatatatatatatatatatatatatatatatatatatattcatttttggctctataatatatatggaacatttgttattagtccttataaaatatttttcaaagaaattaatacaaaattttataacaactaaaataaaaaaaatatatatattagaaggattaaaataaaataagtaaaactaaaaacaaaattttattaaaaatttaataaaaaaattattaaagatgCTAAACAAGATTCACTAATTTATTAAgggataaaaacatatttaagtttttttaaaccaaactaaaaaaaattaaaatcaaattaaaattattttttcctcaCTGATAAAAATTTCTGCATCCACCACTTTCACCACTACTCCACGAGAATTTGTTAAAGAATAGGAAACATGAAAACATCTGATAAATtaagaatttgaaaaatattactatCATTTTTTAAGTTTACAAATGTTTATTCgttgatatttatttcattataaaatgaaatagaacTTGGTGAACTTTTTCTTTCACGCGTACGCGTAGCGCTTAAATTTGGAttcttcaaattatatataaaaaaataattgggtTAGtcaaagagataaaataagtaaattaaataaatcatattgcCGAAAAGTACTTTGTATATCCTTGGAGTTCAAGTGTCGATCCAATATCTTAAGCAATGTCTCTGTGTTTGGGATGTAGGTGTGAGAAATGAGAtaatctcttttaaaaaaatatattactatttaACTCATATTACTttatatagaaaaagaaaattgagataATTACattcggtaaaaaaaaaaaaaacaaaactttctTGTCTgttcaattaagaaaataagcTTCATAATGTtagtaaatttatatttgaagcATTCAGTGaacactaataataattttttaataaaatcacatTCTTTAACAATGAACTTTCAAGgagaaatattataaatattattattttgtagatATCCATCATttactagatttaattttatctatttgAATATGGATatgatttaattactttttgtaatttaaaaggATATTGTATAAAATCAgagtttcttaattaatttttcttgtaattatcttttatttatttatatttttctctacatttttctttctaatttatatacgttcttttcttttatctgaattatttttataacattcacaattaatttatttataaattattattaattattgatatgttttttagtattatattataacaatcagtgtgtctattttattttttgggcgTTTTATAAatgtacattaaaaaaaaaacgttattTTGATTTGACTTGCGgggatttttcttttataacgtATTAACCTCCAATGAAATTGTGGTTAAATTTCTAGGAAAGAATCCTCGCTTTCTATTTCCTCCTTTCTATGAAGGGTCATTTTCATGACCATGTCTTGAAGTAAACTTCAATCCGTTCCAAGTGAGAACGAGATTGACTTTAGCAAAATCAACCATTAATTCCAAACTGCTTAGGTCATCTCAGATAATTCCTACCTCCCTCGAAGGGGTAGTACGTTACGTAGTTTAAGTATTTAACCATCAAACACTTGTCAATTATTCCAAAGCTAACCACTAATTTGAATATATCTAATTGAATTCGTGGCATATGAACTTTCTGCCTGCTGTGGCTGATTTGGCAAGGAGCTCATTGCTAACGAAAAATGttgcaattttttaattaatgttcatTGCGTACTGTACCTTAAAAAAGATTGTTAATTTGAGGAGCATACAAAGTTATCAATTTGAAATTGTGTTTGGGGTTGTGAAAGCTAAAAAGTTGGAAATTTCCTTGTAATGTGATCTGGATATCCCACAGACTCTAAACTTGAACTTGTATTGCATCATTGGCTTATCAGTAGCAACAAAAAGTCTTTTTGCTAGCAGTTCAAACAgtcaaaagggatcaaccctatgTTGGCTCTTTAAATACACAGCATATATTATCTGTAAGAGAAAACATCAAACGAATAAAACTTTACCTCACATGGTGATgaattataattaagttttgCTATCCTTAGTCCTCACTATATTAGAAATTGTATAAAGtattgttacattttttatctCCACTAATTTAAGAAAGAggaggttaagaaaaataaattaatatgatcAACAGGAAATTGGTTATGGTTTTTTTATTGCAATATCATCTTGATTTGTGAATGTCATTGTTTGCAATATGGTCATATGATCGTaactgaattaaattataattatatatgattatgGCATCTTtgcatttaatgatttttttataataatattaatattttttgttatttttttctataatcaggcttattattattattattattattattattattaaatcgaTTTACACCGTTTGATTATCATTAGTTTGATGATTTGCCTTTTAAGACTTTGTCACGTATAGCCCTTTACACTTCATACGGTATGTTAAGCATGGGTACGTATGTGTAAAGCATGTATATTATAAAACAAACTAAGTAATATTTATATGATTACTAATgctgcaaaatgcaatggtaaatagaacaaaaatgaagtaaaattcgttaaaatttaaagtatttaCTGAATAAGTTAAACTGACAAGAAttgttcatttatttaataattaataacaatattaatttattctaataaaaattgtaacaaacagtttatttgtaaaatattttatatgattacaagtttaaatgttttgacgtttttattaaataaataattattttgtatagttatttaaaaaaatggaaaaaatatgttaaaaaaactaaaccaaGTATATTATCAATTTCCTGCCAAAATTGAAGTGAGACGTTGGCGTTATAATAATTGGGTATGCAAATGTACGGTGTCGGAAAGTGGTGTACAGCATATACATAAGTTGGTGAGAAgatcatatataaatatataattaaactaaCTCTTCCCTcttctgtttttttaatatgaaaattgaaaaggacTGCTTTAGGTGGTAATTAAGGAAACATACGTTAGGAATCTACGTGTTTATGTTTCATCTTTCGGTCATTTGATTTATTCTTCTGATTCTTTtcctatttaataaaaaaaattacaagtatATCTATCAAGCCAGCACATCTTACCATTTCAGATTCAAGAAAGACTATGACCATAATTCAAGCCACATGATCTATATCTTCCTTCAATAAATGATCGAGCGAGGAACGTTCATATTCGGCACTGATACATTcatctatttttgtttaaagtAGTTTGAacgaatttaaattttaaaaataaacttaaattatCTTTTCATGAATTAGTTCAATTTAATCCAAAATTctatattgttttaaatttatcttttttattaacaattatatattattaatgaaatgtattgacttaattaatattttacataacatgatattatattcatgttaatattatttattttaaaataaatattttaaaatatattttaaatctaattttatagcctaattatatttaatgttgaatataatacattatatattcaaattaaatttgtagGCCCTGATCAAGtcatattttaacataaataaataattttataaaaataaataaatagaaaaaaatactaattactaGTAGAAATTCCATGCATTACCTTGATGATTTAATTATACGAAGTTTTATGTATAAAGGAAGAATAACGGttggataaaagaaaaaggaagaataaCTGTGTCAattaatttgcacaattttgtagcCAACATAACTCTCTGTAATTGTCTCTCCCGAATGTGATATTTGATTCATTTtgtacaaaaaaacataaacaaatatattttcatttctataaattattagcatatttaaaataaatttaaaaaacaatcatcataGAGTATATAATGATGTTTTACGTtgattgctttttctttttactgCTATTTACCTTTATTGTTTTGCTTACAAGTAACGACAACCAAAAAATCGTACTAcattgtatatattaattagttttcttaaaactatataaaatactatttccgtgagagagaaagagagtacTACATTCAGTACATTGTATATACTTATTTATATGAATCAAACATTTAcacttttttaagaaataaatgctGATAAGAAGCAAAATAAATCTATAACTAAcagttattatattttaaaactaattaatggGCATGCAATTGTGAAGCTAGCTagccttaaaaaaattgatattgatatatCTATTAGCTAGGATAAAATATACTAGACGTTCTGAAGTCTGAACCATAATAAAAGGATTTAATAACATTATAATTAGTTagttagtataattaattactcCTAAATCCTGATTGAACTGAACCAGCTTAGCTTTACAAATGAAGACCATTGATTTGAATCCAATATAGGAATACTTTATACTTCCCTCATTGATCAGTCATTATCTTCCAAACCAAAATCTCAAAAATCCATAGAAATGTGACATGCTTCAACGTGCATCACGGGGGGTGGGGTGGGGGGATTTTTATATCTATAGTTACACAGATTAATTTgaaaaggtttaaatatattttttatctttgatttatacccaaatttagtattttatccctaataaatttttctttcgtATTTGCTTCttgatatttcaaaattttattttagatctcTAATGTCAATTAAGTAATGATGTATCCGTTATATATTTGATAATGAGATTTGTGGCGTCTCTATCGACGCTAATCCGTGGTGGGCCctcattccaccaccaccatgGACCTCTGTCGCCACAGCCGCGTGTCCCAAATCTCCAGCATCAGATTTCCACACGTGTCTTCCCCTGTCGTAGTTGGACATTTCCTCAAACATAAGAATGCAGGTTGAAGCTGATCAGCCTTGCACAAAGCCCTAATTAAGATGTTGAAAGTGGAGACGTCAAGTGAAGTGACGTCAGTGGCCATCTTCAAGTAGAGCGTTTTGACGAGCCTAAGCTTGTTGGCATTAAGGAGGAGGCTAAGGGCAACGTTGTTGAAGTGTGTGTTAGGTTTGACGACGAAGTCACGCTCCATGAGGAGGAAGATGGGGTTGATTTTAGCATGGAGGTGGTGGGAGGTGACATAGGTTTCGAGGAAGACGAGGAAGATGGACTCATCAATGAGGATTTTGGAGGAGTGCATTTGATAGAGGAGGGTGAGCATTGAGTCGAAGGAGCAAAAGAAGTTGACGGAGGAGCTCGTGGAAGATAGAGGGATGGGTCGAGTAGTTGCCGATCGAGGTCCATTAGAAGAGGCAAAGGGCAGAGGAGGAATCGGGTTAACGACAAAGGAGGTCGAGGAGTTAGGAGGGAGAGATGTCCAGGGGGAGGGGGAGGGGGTGGTGGGTGACGAAAGTGAAAGATGAGAGCGCAGAGGAGGATTCTCAATGTATGCttgatttacttattttttactttaattgatTCCAGTGATTTttgccaaaaaaatttaaatttaattttgaaacaaataccAACGATTTTTTAGTCGTCACaggttatcaaatatttaacggGCACGTTATAACTTAACTAACGACAGagatataaattaaacaaaactttcaaatattagaaaacgaatgcataagaaaaatttgttagaaattaaacataaaatttaaatatatatatatatatatatatatatatatatatatatgaaaaataaaaaaataaatttaattcatttaaaaaacataaaagagacTATATACTCAAAATACACCCGTAAGTCAAACCGAAGCCGAGGAAAACTACGCTAAGCCAGTAAGCCAATTTCTGTGCAGTTGTGTCTGTTCTTAAAAAGTAACGctgaatattttaagaataaacttTATATAGAAATtggttttttattcaaattgaccagaataataaattaaatttgaatgaaatcagaattattatataatagatAGATacgtttttttctcttaaaaaaaagtagtgAAATGGTGATAATTAGATGGACAAAACATTGTCACTTCCAACTGTCATATTTCAGATCTCCATGCATCGCGTACAAGAGGAGTACATGGATGTGCACGTGTCGAATGCAGAGTGGGCCACGCTGCGCTGCCACCATCACTTGGTAGCACCGTACCGTTCCCCCAGACCACAAAATCTCGTCACCAGTTTCTGCTGTC
This genomic interval from Glycine max cultivar Williams 82 chromosome 5, Glycine_max_v4.0, whole genome shotgun sequence contains the following:
- the LOC100803297 gene encoding IQ domain-containing protein IQM2, which gives rise to MGISFSCPFAKYNDVEDGLDSVVVKSINFGNDEIKTPMRSVSFKNEDLEPTILKSLGSGKMTIEASVSFKRKDIDNIISTNTLSFDKEENMPISRTSKKSKEMDDLPFKSECQLETIQSALLNPNSPKHIAALKLQKVYKSFRTRRKLADCAILVEQSWWKLLDFAELKRSSISFFEIEKHETAVSRWSRARTRAAKVGKGLSKDDKAQKLALQHWLEAIDPRHRYGHNLHFYYDRWLQSQSREPFFYWLDIGEGKEVNLEKCPRSKLQQQCIKYLGPMERLAYEVVVEDGKFFYKQTGELLNTGEDAHAKWIFVLSTSKTLYVGKKTKGSFQHSSFLAGGATSSAGRLVIENGVLKAVWPHSGHYRPTEENFKEFISFLQENNVSLSDVKMDPVDEADDLLSLRSSGHLRSHSSEEDFTENMNGLEIVETIIEGSVAAEKANLIETERSSVLMAPCTRRFQILGRELSNLEIPKRGHVFEGLENEIEGSEQSCVSIQMESQETTQAFVPELDHTNSDENLSDDNDVETIPQESILKRINSHKEMKSYQLGKQLSCKWTTGAGPRIGCVRDYPCELQFRALEQVNLSPRSGSRSKSSFAPRSTTLLSSSLSNVASLCGNLTIEPLHMPQRGESNSSGSKCSPLIRGSSVIPVIHSS